The genomic interval GTCGCGAACCGGGTCCGGGCGGCGATGGACGAGGTGCCCGGCGGCAGCGTGCGGAACCAGACCGGCACCAGCAACCTGCGGACCGAAGGCGTGGCCGAGACCGCCGACGCGGTGGCCGGCATCGTCATCGCCAGCGGGCCCGACGGCTCGGTCGTGCGGCTGGGCGAGGTGGCCGAGGTCAGCGAGGGCTTCACCGACGCCGGCGTCAACACCCGCTTCAACGGCCAGCCCGGCGCGTACGTCACGGTCTACAAGAAGGGCCGGCAGGACATCGTGAGGATCGCCGAGATGGTGCGGGCGTACGTCGACGCCCGCCGCGGCGAGCCGCCGGCGGAGCTTTCGTGGCTTGCGCGGAAGATCAAGCCGCACGTGGTCGCGGCCGCCGAGCTGGGGCGGGACGCGCCGCAGCTGCCCGGGGGCGCCGAGGTCGCCCGCTTCACCGACCTCGCCCGCTTCGTGGAGGGCCGGCTCGACCTGCTGCTCCGCAACGCGCTCATGGGAGCGGTGCTGGTTTTCGCCACGCTGGCGCTGTTCCTGAACCCGCGGACCGCGTTCTGGGTCGGCGTCGGGCTGGTGACCGCGCTCGGCGGGACGCTCATCCTCATGGCGGCGGTGGACCTGACGCTGAACCTCCTGACGATGTTCGGCCTGATCGTCGTGCTCGGCCTGTTGGTCGACGACGCGATCGTCGTCGCCGAGAACATCCAGGCGACGCACGAACGCGGCGTGCCGCCGCTGGAGGCCGCGGTCGTGGGCGCCGGCCAGGTCGGCTGGCCGGTGGTCGCGACGGTCACCACCTCCGTGGTCGCCTTCCTGCCGCTCCGCTTCATCGACGGCGAGATCGGCGACCTGCTCGGGGCGCTGCCGCTGGTGGTGGCGTGCGCCCTGATCATGTCGTTGATCGAGTCGCTGATGATCCTGCCCAGCCACATGGGGCACAGCCTCGAATCCGCGGACCGCAGAGCCGAACGGGCCCGACGCGACGCGGTCCGCGGCGGGCGGGAGGCGCGGCCGGGCGTCGTCGCCCGCTACGCGGCCGCCCGCGATCGCTTCATCGAGAACCGCGTGGTGCCGGCTTACCTGGGCGCGCTCGGCGGGGTGTTGCACTGGCGCTACGCCGCGGTCTCGGCGGCGGTGGCGGCGCTGCTGTTCGCCTTCGGGATGATCGGCAGCCGCACGGTGCCCTTCGTGTTCCTGCCGCAGAACGACGCCGAGACGCTGCAGCTGGACCTCCGCCTGCCGCTGGGCAGCCCGATGTCCGCGACGCGGGCGGTCGTCGAGGGCATCGAAGACGCCGCCGTGGCGATGCCCGACTTCCGCAGCATCGCCAGCGTCGTCGGCGAGAGCGCGAGCATCGACTCCGCCGTCAGCAGCGGCTTCGCGGCGCACCTGGCGCAGATGTTCATCGAGCTCGAGCCGGTGGAGACGCGGGCACGGACCGCGCCTCAGATCATCGAGCAGCTGCGCCGCGACATCGAGCCCCACCTCCAGGTCGCCGACCGGTTCAGCATCGAGCCCATCTCCGGAGGGCCCGGCGGGCCGGACCTCACGCTGGAGGTCCGCGGCACCGACCCCGGCCGCATCGCCGCCGCGGTCGCGGAGATCAAGGGCCAGCTGCGGCGTTTCCCCGGCGTGGTCGACGTGTCCGACGACAACGACGCCGGGCTGCCCGAGAGCCGCTTCCGTGTCCGCGACGCCGATGCCGCGGCCGCCGGCTTCACCCGCGCGGACGTCGCCACCGAGCTGCGGGGGCTGACCTTCGGGCTCGAGCCGCACAGCTACGCCGCGCTGCGCGAGGACATCGAGGTCCGCGTCCGCGGCGACGCCGGGACCCGCCGCAGCCAGGCCGACGTCGAGAACGCCTGGATCGTCTCGCCCACCGGCCGCGCGGTGCCGGTCACCGAGATCGCGGACGTCGTGCCCGGTTCGGCTTACGCCAGCATCAAGCGTATCGATCGCGCGCGGACCGTCACGGTGACCGGCTACGTGACCACCGGGCTCTCGCCGGAAACCGTCGCCGCCGAACTGGACCTCTCGGCGGTGCGGGAGGCCTACCCCGACCTGGAGGTCCGCTTCGGCGGCCGGCAGGAGCAGACCGCCGAGGCCTTCGCCAGCCTGCCCTACGGGGCCGGCGCCGCGGCGATCATGATCTACATCATCCTCGCCTGGCTGTTCTCCAAGTACCTGCAGCCGCTGGCGGTGATGGCGGTGATCCCGTTCGCCACGGTGGGCGCGGTGCTGGGCCACTGGGTGATGGGCTACGACCTCACCTTCCTGTCGATCATCGGGCTGGTGGCGCTGGCGGGCATCGTCGTGAACGACTCGCTGATCTACGTCGAGTTCTTCAACGCGCGGCGGGCGGCGGGCGAGCCGATCCACGAGGCGTTGCTCCAAGCCGGGGCGGCCCGCCTCCGGGCGATTTTCCTGACGACGGTGACCACGGTCCTGGGCCTGACGCCGCTGATCCTGGAGACCAGCTTCCAAGCCCGCTTCCTCATCCCCATGGCGATCTCCATCGCCGGCGGGCTCATCGTCGCGACGGTCCTGATCCTCGGCGTGCTCCCGTGCCTGCTGCTGATCCTCAACGACCTGACGAGGATCGGCCGCCGCGCCTGGCACGGGCCGCGGGTGGGCGAGGCCTGAGGCCGGCTGGGAAATGATGACAGCCACGGATGGCTGCTCCGCTCAGCCGGCGGACACCGCCGAGACGGTTCTTGGCGGAGGCACGGCGTGCTGAGCCACCAGCGCCAGCACGCGGCCCGCCACCGCGTCGGCTTCGAGGCCCAGCCGCTCGAAGACGCCGGCCGTGCCCGCCGCCAGCCGCCGCTTGCCCTTGCGCAGCTTCCGCGCCACCGCATCGAGCACGCGCAGGTACGCCCGCAGCGACAGCCCCGCCGCCACCGTGCCCGCCGAGGCGGCCCGCACCGCTTCACCGTCCGCCAGCGGCCGGTGGCCCCGGCGACGCTGACGCTCCAGCGACTCGTCGAGCGGACGCAGCCAGCGGCCGCTGGGCCGCCGACGCGGCGGCCGCGGACCGTCGGGCGTTGAGGCCTCACCGGGCTCGCGGTCCGCGGATCGGCCGGATCGGCCGGATCGGCGGGTGGCGGCCGGGTCCGCCGGGTCCGCGGCTTCGGCACCGCACGGCTCGTCCCGCCCCAGCCGCCCCGCCAGCGAGGTGTGGCGACCCTCTTCGGGCGTCTCGCACACGCCCGCCGCGAAGGGGTTCAGGTCGACGTACACCATCGTCGCCACCAGCTGCTCCAGGTCCTTCACCAGCACGCTCTTGAAGCGTCCCGCCCACACCGGCCCGCCGGTTTGCTCCAGCTTGTTGATCCGCTCGGCCGCGTGCTGGGAGAAGCACTGCATGAACTTCGAGAGGCTCGCCAGCTTCTCTCGGCAGCCGGCCAAAAACGCCGCATCCGCCAGCGCCGAAGCCACCTCCTCCTCCGCCGCCTCCCGCGGACGGTTGTACCCGTCACGCAGCGGGTGAAGCCGCCACCAGCGTCGCAGCACCTGCTCGTCGCTCCAACGCTGCGCCTCCGCCCGGCTCACCCGCAGCACCAGGTGGACGTGGTTGTCCATGACCGCGAAGGCGATCACCTCCACCGCCATCACCCCCACCAGCTCCTCGAGCCGGGCCAGCAGGATCTCCTTCCGCAGGCCCGCCGGCTCGCAGCAGCCAGCCGCTCCACCGGATGCCGCCCCACCCCCGGCATCCGCAAGCATGTGCAACTGCCTCGTGCACCGCGCCACACAATGCACCAAGAACCGCGGAGCCCCCAGCGGCAACAAACAAGATCGCGTGCGACGTGCCATCTCCCACAACCCTACCCCACCCCCGCCTCCTGTCAAGGGACGCGTCCCCTTGACAGGGGGGAGGGAGTGCCTGCAGGGAGTGCCTGCGGCTGCTTGGGGTGGCGGGGTGGTGGCTTGGCCTATACCTGGCTGGTCTTCCAGCGTGTCAGGACCCGGGCGAGGCGGCTCTTGAGGCTGACGCGTTCGAAGTCCGCGGGGTCGACGGGGTCGCACTCGGCGAGGTCGGTTTCGAAGTCTGCGGCGAGCGTCGCGTTGAGCTCGGTGTCGACGGCGACGACGATCAGCTCGTCGTCGGTCATCATCGAGCGGTGGTTGAAGTTGGCGGAGCCGAAGACGGCGCCGCGGTCGTCGATGACCATCGACTTGGCGTGGAGCATCGTCGGCTTGTAGCGGTAGAAGCGGACGCCGGTGCCCGCGAAGAAGCGGATCGTGTCCTCGGCGGCCACCGTGGCGAGCCACTTGTCGTTCTGCCGGAGGCTGGGGATCATGACGCGGACGTCCACGCCGCGGCCATCGGCCTCCTTGATGAGGTTCACCAGCAGCGGGTCTGGCGTGAAATACGCCGTGGAGATCCACAGACGCTCGGCAGCGGCCCGCACCAGCGCCTGGTACGCGGTGGCGATGTCGTTCCACTGCAGCGCCGTGTCCGCGCGGATGACCTGCAGGCTCGCCGGACCGGCGGGCATCGGCGTCGGCCGCTCGATGAGGTTGCTGACGTCGGCCTGCTCCTCCTCGACCCAGTGCTCTTCGAAACCGGCTCGCAGCCCCTCCACCGCCGGTCCCTCGATGCGGAAGTGGCTGTCGCGCCAGCGGCTCCAGCCCTCGGCGTCGCCCGTCCAGTGGTCGGCGAAGCCGACGCCGCCGGTGAAGGCGACGGTGTTGTCGATCGCGAGCACCCGGCGGTGCGAACGGTAGAAGTTGTCGCGTCCCTTCTTGAGCTTGAGCGGGCGGAACCAGGCAAACTGTGCCCCCGCGTCCTCGAGCAGGCCGGGCATGTGGTCGCCGACGAAGTGCCCGCCCCAGCCATCGGCGAGCACCCGCACGCGCACGCCGCGGCGGGCGGCGTCGCAGAGTGCTTCGATGAAACGCTCGGTGATTTCGCTCTCCCAGAAGATGAAAGCCGAGAGGTCGATCGAAAGCTCCGCCCCGTCGATCGCCCCGAGCATCGCCTCGAAGATGTCCTCGCCGTTCATGATCCGCGTGACGCGGTTGCCCTCGAAGAAGGGCATGCCCATGGCGCGCGTCATCGCGATCTGCAGCCGCGGCACCGCCCGCGTGTTCTCGGCCGTGACGGGCACGCTCGCCGCCCCGGTCTCGCTGTCCTCGTCCACCGGGCGCTCTGGCATCGCACGACCGTAGGGGGGGGGGGGGGGGGAGCAAGAGACGGAGAGACGGAGAGACGGAGACAGGCAGGGTTGACGGCCAGGCCCGCTGCTGCTTGTTCTCGCTCTTGCTGACTCCGTCTCTTCGTCTCTGCGCCAACCGCGGTCCAACCTGCGCACTCCCAAAAGGGGCGGCAACCCGGCTCCGGAACTCTTCGACCCCCGCCGCGTCTCTTCGTCTCTTAAGCGGCCCCGCCGCTGCCCTCCCCGCTGCTAAAACATCTCCTCGCCACGTCCCCCCAAGGAGTCTTGATGCCCCGCCCCGTCACCCTGTTCACCGGCCAGTGGGCCGACCTGCCGCTGGAGACGCTCGCCGCCGACGCGAAGTCCTACGGCTACGACGGCCTCGAGCTCGCCTGCTGGGGCGACCACTTCGACGTCGATCAAGCCGAGGACCCCGCCTACCTGGCCGCGAAGTGGGAGCTGCTCGGCGACCACGGGCTCACGTGCCACGCGATCTCGATGCACCTGGTGGGACAGGCCATCTGCGAC from Phycisphaera mikurensis NBRC 102666 carries:
- a CDS encoding efflux RND transporter permease subunit produces the protein MSLAAFGVRKPVPANLLMVALLIGGLFAGLTLRKQFFPETDPQSAIVRIVYPGATPEEVEETMAIKIEDAVFDLDEVDEVITNLAEGGGSVSVGFVDGTDGDAGVDAVERELAALQDLPPEAEPLTVELIEPQLPVIQMAVFGPVDDSVLKETARSIKDDLAGLPGMGEVRISGVRDYELSVDVQQSALIEQGISLATVANRVRAAMDEVPGGSVRNQTGTSNLRTEGVAETADAVAGIVIASGPDGSVVRLGEVAEVSEGFTDAGVNTRFNGQPGAYVTVYKKGRQDIVRIAEMVRAYVDARRGEPPAELSWLARKIKPHVVAAAELGRDAPQLPGGAEVARFTDLARFVEGRLDLLLRNALMGAVLVFATLALFLNPRTAFWVGVGLVTALGGTLILMAAVDLTLNLLTMFGLIVVLGLLVDDAIVVAENIQATHERGVPPLEAAVVGAGQVGWPVVATVTTSVVAFLPLRFIDGEIGDLLGALPLVVACALIMSLIESLMILPSHMGHSLESADRRAERARRDAVRGGREARPGVVARYAAARDRFIENRVVPAYLGALGGVLHWRYAAVSAAVAALLFAFGMIGSRTVPFVFLPQNDAETLQLDLRLPLGSPMSATRAVVEGIEDAAVAMPDFRSIASVVGESASIDSAVSSGFAAHLAQMFIELEPVETRARTAPQIIEQLRRDIEPHLQVADRFSIEPISGGPGGPDLTLEVRGTDPGRIAAAVAEIKGQLRRFPGVVDVSDDNDAGLPESRFRVRDADAAAAGFTRADVATELRGLTFGLEPHSYAALREDIEVRVRGDAGTRRSQADVENAWIVSPTGRAVPVTEIADVVPGSAYASIKRIDRARTVTVTGYVTTGLSPETVAAELDLSAVREAYPDLEVRFGGRQEQTAEAFASLPYGAGAAAIMIYIILAWLFSKYLQPLAVMAVIPFATVGAVLGHWVMGYDLTFLSIIGLVALAGIVVNDSLIYVEFFNARRAAGEPIHEALLQAGAARLRAIFLTTVTTVLGLTPLILETSFQARFLIPMAISIAGGLIVATVLILGVLPCLLLILNDLTRIGRRAWHGPRVGEA
- a CDS encoding phospholipase D-like domain-containing protein translates to MPERPVDEDSETGAASVPVTAENTRAVPRLQIAMTRAMGMPFFEGNRVTRIMNGEDIFEAMLGAIDGAELSIDLSAFIFWESEITERFIEALCDAARRGVRVRVLADGWGGHFVGDHMPGLLEDAGAQFAWFRPLKLKKGRDNFYRSHRRVLAIDNTVAFTGGVGFADHWTGDAEGWSRWRDSHFRIEGPAVEGLRAGFEEHWVEEEQADVSNLIERPTPMPAGPASLQVIRADTALQWNDIATAYQALVRAAAERLWISTAYFTPDPLLVNLIKEADGRGVDVRVMIPSLRQNDKWLATVAAEDTIRFFAGTGVRFYRYKPTMLHAKSMVIDDRGAVFGSANFNHRSMMTDDELIVVAVDTELNATLAADFETDLAECDPVDPADFERVSLKSRLARVLTRWKTSQV